Proteins from a genomic interval of Aspergillus flavus chromosome 7, complete sequence:
- a CDS encoding competence/damage-inducible protein CinA, protein MSEFPPSNLRPIVREVFELLKAKKETISVAETAAGGLISASLLSVSGASAVYKGGLTVYTLESRIAFAGWTPAHLEDYNGPTPAIVAQMADHVRHTLGSTYTVSESGTAGPTGGTTSNRTPGYVAVAVSTAHGTYTREVETGSDDRQKNMVTFAEESLKLLRDVLVGKANL, encoded by the exons ATGAGCGAATTCCCACCGTCGAATCTTCGGCCCATTGTCCGGGAGGTTTTTGAACTTCTCaaagcgaagaaggagaCGATATCCGTTGCGGAGACG GCCGCCGGCGGACTCATTTCAGCAAGCCTACTCTCTGTTTCCGGAGCGTCGGCTGTCTACAAGGGTGGATTAACG GTATACACCCTGGAATCTCGGATCGCTTTTGCCGGATGGACTCCAGCTCATCTGGAAGACTACAATGGCCCAACGCCCGCTATTGTGGCCCAAATGGCCGACCACGTTCGCCACACTCTCGGTTCCACCTATACGGTGAGCGAGAGTGGAACAGCCGGGCCGACCGGCGGGACGACGAGCAATCGCACTCC AGGCTACGTAGCTGTCGCAGTATCAACTGCACATGGAACGTATACACGAGAAGTGGAGACGGGCAGTGACGATCGGCAGAAGAACATGGTTACCTTTGCTGAAGAGAGTTTGAAATTGTTGAGGGATGTGCTTGTTGGGAAGGCAAATCTATAG
- a CDS encoding MOSC domain protein has translation MDRGPGLAVVIFLSTLCNVRLLPAFGNSGKANRLPPWKSAREVAVPEAVLTSTGFEYDRRFMLLKVNQGDGGVETLQNMHIPHFPEMSLFLTDIVFPTEGKKNGKIIVTYRPPGVKDNGNPQITTLEVPLEPDVQGLEELTVTMHQSSTRGYHMGSKYNDWFSQCFGYKVVLVYLGPHWRRVLGSFPPGKSQAHREQATPLVSKRSVTVLALLSLLLNIGVPLGQREISSFTLLVLVTITVAVLVTIGANRYGSGCGERKEERITFADTAPYLMISETSVDNVSARLAGDKAMDLRKTRPNIVISGAKTAFEEDFWAELIVGEKIRLLLTANCIRCQSLNVDYMTGKMGTGDSGNILKKLMKDRRVDKGARFSPVFGRYLFLDRDCENASIRVGEEVTVSRRVEERTTYDWPGLTN, from the exons TTGTAACGTGAGGTTACTTCCGGCCTTCG GCAATTCAGGCAAAGCAAACAGGCTCCCGCCATGGAAATCAGCCAG GGAGGTAGCCGTTCCCGAGGCTGTCCTCACCAGCACCGGCTTTGAGTATGACCGACGTTTCATGCTCCTCAAGGTCAACCAAGGCGATGGTGGTGTTGAAACCCTCCAGAACATGCATATACCGCATTTCCCCGAAATGAGTTTGTTTCTAACGGACATCGTATTCCCAACCGAGGGTAAAAAAAATGGAAAGATCATTGTGACATATCGCCCACCAGGCGTGAAAGACAACGGTAATCCTCAGATCACAACGTTGGAGGTCCCATTAGAACCAGATGTGCAGGGTTTGGAAGAATTGACAGTTACAATGCATCAAAGTTCGACAAGAGGTTATCATATGGGTAGCAAATATAACGACTGGTTTAGCCAGTGTTTCGGGTACAAGGTGGTCCTTGTATACCTGGGCCCACATTGGAGGAGGGTCTTAGGAAGTTTCCCACCGGGTAAAAGTCAGGCACACCGTGAACAGGCGACTCCACTTGTTTCTAAACGGTCGGTGACCGTCTTAGCTCTTCTAAGCTTGCTTCTGAACATTGGTGTACCGCTTGGGCAGAGAGAAATTAGTTCGTTCACTCTCCTTGTCCTAGTGACTATAACCGTTGCTGTTCTCGTGACCATTGGTGCTAATAGATACGGGTCTGGATGCGgtgaaaggaaggaagaaagaattaCCTTTGCCGATACGGCACCGTATCTTATGATATCAGAGACCTCGGTAGACAACGTGTCTGCCCGCTTGGCTGGCGACAAGGCAATGGACCTGAGAAAAACCCGGCCAAACATTGTCATTTCGGGTGCTAAAACGGCTTTCGAGGAGGATTTCTGGGCGGAGCTGATAGTGGGGGAAAAAATTCGACTCCTATTGACGGCGAATTGCATCCGATGCCAGAGCCTCAATGTTGACTATATGACAGGAAAAATGGGAACAGGAGACAGCGGCAACATTCTCAAGAAGCTGATGAAAGACCGGAGGGTAGACAAGGGCGCGAGGTTCTCCCCCGTGTTTGGAAGGTATCTATTCCTAGACCGGGACTGCGAGAATGCCTCTATTCGGGTAGGAGAAGAGGTGACTGTATCCAGAAGGGTGGAGGAGCGGACAACATATG ATTGGCCTGGCCTGACGAATTAG